The DNA sequence ATACTTAAATTTTGCCTAACTTGTCTTTTATagcaaattttaaatatttaaaaattttattcatttttatacttttaaaataaatattaactaTTTTACTTTTTGGCAATGGGACACCAAAATTTTAGGCACAGCATACACCTAAATAAATATACTGAGAATGAATCATATGAAAGAAGTGTGGGATTTCACCTTTTTGCTACTTCCAGGAAAGTTTCCTCTTCTTCTTATATCCACATAACCTCTAGTCAATTCTTCGGCAACTTCATCAGACAGCTGGGGGTGTATGTGCTTTCGGGCATAGCTCACATAATCAGTCAAGGTAGATATGTCCATCACATCTTGCTCCATGCTCTGTAAGAACAGAGACAGAACattacaattaaataaaatctcaGAAGTTTGAATCTTAGCCTTGAGCAAGATGATTGCAGGAATCTACTAGACCTCGGGATTCTCGAAGTGTAAGGAAACAATATGTTTGGCAAGTCGCCGGTCAGTCTGTTCATCAGCCTTGTCAAGAATTAAGTAAATTAAATCGAACCTGAAAAAATACATATCAACTCAATATAGCAACCACTCACACTGAATTGGCAGCAACTTATAAACAATTCAATAACATGATTGTTACACCTTTTGTCTTATTTTACATCATCACAAATAATAGAAGCAACGCTAGAGTACTACACGGCATGTGTAAAATCTAACCTGGACAAAAGAGTGGGAGGCAGGTGTATGTTGTCAATGACAGACAAGCGAGGATTATATCGTGACCCACTTGGATTTGCACAAGCCAACACGGAAGTCCTAGCATTGAGAGAAGCAATAATACCAGCCTTCGCTATAGAAACAGTTTGCTGTTCCATCACCTGGAGAGAAACAGATGTAATCGTCGTTTATAATTACAAGTACAGAGATGATGGTCTAGCAGGAACAGTGATACTATTTGCTCTCTTGCCGTACAGTGGAAAGAACAGAGTCATCGCTAATACATAGTTAGCAAATGTATAGACAGAATGTAATCAACCTCATGTAACATGCTCCTTGCATTGTCAGACATTTTGTCAAATTCATCTATACAGCAAATACCTCGGTCACTCAAAACTAGGGCACCACTTTCAAGAACCTGAAGAATAAACAGAAATTACGTTCCAGTAATTTTAATGTACTTAAAATAGAAAAGATGATGCATTCATGACCCTTACAGTTTCCCCTGTTTCAGGGTCCTTGGTCACGTAAGCAGTCAATCCAACTGCAGAACTCCCCCTTCCACTAGTGTAAATGCCACGAGGAGATAGTTTGTGAATGTATTGAAGAAGCTGAGACTTGCTAGTACCAGGATCACCAACAAGAAGAATATTGATATCACCACGGAAGCTAGCACCAGATGCCAACTTCAAAGCATTGCCACCAAAAAGCTGTAACGAAATATAGAGTTATAGACTAGTATCCCCCCAAAAAACCAAACaatcaaatataatttattgCTAGAAAGATATCTAACCTGACAAAGAAGACCTTTTTTCACATCGTCTAGTTCCCAGATATTTGGTGCCAATGACTTTGTCAATCTTTCATATATATCTGGCTGTTTTGAGAGCTCTTTCAGTTGACCCACCTGTGACTCCAACAAGCATGCATATTAGCAATTAGACAAAGTAATCAGTCCATGGTTTCTGTACTAAATAGGTTAAAACTGTACCCTTTCTTCATCAAAGTGAACCTCTTCTGGATTTCTGCCCTCGCTATTGTCAATGTCCATAGCATCGTCTACCAGCATCCTTGACTTATCAGTCTTCTTTATGTGAAGACAATCAATATACGTCTACAACATTAAGGGAGCATAGCAAAAGTATGAATTAGAACAGACCAAAATATAAGGGTAGAGCACCAAGGAGAGTTAAGAAATGAGAGTGTAATGCATACCTTGAACAATGATTTCACAGTTCGCTGAGTTGCTCCAATTCTGACACTCATAGCTCTATATATACCAGTCACCTAATGAATAAGAAAACATCTTATGATTAAACAACATATCAACACTTTACTTGTCAAGTATATTATACCATGGTCTCACCTCAACTCTATCTCCAGGCTTTCCAGCATCTACCAGCTTGTCATGCATTAGCAAGCTCACTGTGTGAGGAGTTCCACCTTCAGGTATCTCATCAGGTGTCTCCTGGAGCCTCACAATTTGCTTATCAGTAAACCTGATTTTAGAACAAGTAACTGTTAATTGCAGTTTCATTATTACAGGGATCTATAATTTAAGTTCACAATTAGCATGCAGAAGAGCTAGGCAATCCTCTTTATAAGAATATCTTCAGATGCTCCATAAGCTAAAGGCTCAGAAATATGGGACAAACTTTAGCTCACTGGAGAACAACAACCAATTCAGAAGTTTAACTCATATGAGGCTGTGACCAGTTATTTGACTACCTTTTACTTTGCCAAAATTTTCAGTTCTACCACTGATACTGTACTAAAGAAAATACCAAAAGGAACTGAGCAGTTTTCAAACATAggatatcaataaaataaaaaagatataatgAAAGAGAAAGTTTGCTTCACATTCGAGAAGATTTACCCCAATAGTCCAATCCCAAATAACCAACTTACGGTCACTTCCTTTCAAAAGTAAGGAGTAGGTTGCATTACCTGCATCGGTTGTGAAGCAGTGTCATGGAGTTCCTGGATTGACACTCTTCTCTCAAGCATATAGTTGGCTCGGTTATACGTCCTAAAAATCCCAACAGTCAACAAAACAGTACAATTGCAAAATCGACACTGGTGACTCCCCAACAGGTATTAAGCATAAAACTTTTCATGGAACTTACCTCTCTCTACAGCAACAGGGTCGGTGCAGTTCCCACACACAAGACACCTAAATATAGCTTCCCTAATTTCCGGTATGATTGAGCTACACCGTATAATCATACCCTTTATTGACACCATCCTCTCAATATCtagaagggggggggggggggcaaAGAACATAATATCAGTAAAATTCCTTAATCTGACACAGATTTTTCAGTAGCAATGAACAAAGACATTCAAAAAACTCACCAGTAGGATTCAAATTCCTCATTGTAGTGGAGGATTTGAGATTGAAAATCCGAGTCTGAATGTGCTTCTCGAACATAGGCTTAATCCTGCTAACCATATTCATAAGAACCAAGTCAAAGATCGCAAGAACCTCGAGAGGGTACCTAACCATCTTGGTGTACAAATCAGGGTCATGTTCAAACACATCATGCGCATCAACATCAAGGGAATCTCCCTCCACTTCAATCACCTGTATATCAGAAATGAGGAATCGAAGAACAGCAGTTAATAATAGTAACTAACTTACTAACCGGATAAATAACCGTTAAGTACTGAATTAACAGTTCTAACAAATAAATTTGGTAGTTGTAACAAACCTGTTTGATAAGCTTCTCGTACTTCCCTTCGGTATGCAAGTGCTGCAACATGTCATCATCATTCTGTGACGAAGAAGCTTCTCGAAAGTCCCTCAGGAACCTCTGAATCGCGTCGTTAACGTCCTCAACGCTGATGTTCGTGCCCCAAACGAAGGTAGGCCTGGCGTCATCCATGTCGAAGCCATCACCGCCTTCAGAAGACGCCGGAATGTCATCGGTGGAGGTCGGAGTAACCGGAGGACGGCCGGCGCCTCCGGATCTCTGCCGGGAACGAGACGGAGTAGGAGTGGCATCAGCAGCGGCGGCAAATCGAGAACGATGCACTGGCGGAGTATCGAAGGCGGACGGCGTGGAAGAGCGGCCACGGCGACGATTGCGGCGAGCAGCATCACCGGGGGAGGAGAAGGTGTTGCCGATTGGGCTTGAAGGGGAATCGTCGGGGGATGAAGGACCTAAAACCAAAAaggtttaaataaaaaaattgaaattaaaaacaaaaaaaagattacgaaatggaaagaagaagaagggaagagatgTGTACCGTTGTTGATGGGAGAAGAATCGGAGGCCATGGCTTTTGTGGGAAACTTGTGAGATGCGAACACAAAAGAAAGCGAGTGAGTGAGGGAGTGAGTGTGGGTGGAGCTGATTTGTGACTTGGTTAGGGGTTGAGAGCTGCTAGATTTGGCGGGTGAATGAGTAACGTTTTCCCGCCAGAAATTTGTGGGCTTTATTGGGCCTGTTCaattctttctttgtttctatTTGGGCTTTTTGGATATGATGATAAAGAGATGGAGGTCATAGAACGGCCCATTTAAATAAGAAATTGTTATAGACCAAAAAGTGTAGTATAGGAAATAGTAAA is a window from the Arachis stenosperma cultivar V10309 chromosome 3, arast.V10309.gnm1.PFL2, whole genome shotgun sequence genome containing:
- the LOC130967194 gene encoding DNA replication licensing factor MCM4, with amino-acid sequence MASDSSPINNGPSSPDDSPSSPIGNTFSSPGDAARRNRRRGRSSTPSAFDTPPVHRSRFAAAADATPTPSRSRQRSGGAGRPPVTPTSTDDIPASSEGGDGFDMDDARPTFVWGTNISVEDVNDAIQRFLRDFREASSSQNDDDMLQHLHTEGKYEKLIKQVIEVEGDSLDVDAHDVFEHDPDLYTKMVRYPLEVLAIFDLVLMNMVSRIKPMFEKHIQTRIFNLKSSTTMRNLNPTDIERMVSIKGMIIRCSSIIPEIREAIFRCLVCGNCTDPVAVERGRITEPTICLREECQSRNSMTLLHNRCRFTDKQIVRLQETPDEIPEGGTPHTVSLLMHDKLVDAGKPGDRVEVTGIYRAMSVRIGATQRTVKSLFKTYIDCLHIKKTDKSRMLVDDAMDIDNSEGRNPEEVHFDEERVGQLKELSKQPDIYERLTKSLAPNIWELDDVKKGLLCQLFGGNALKLASGASFRGDINILLVGDPGTSKSQLLQYIHKLSPRGIYTSGRGSSAVGLTAYVTKDPETGETVLESGALVLSDRGICCIDEFDKMSDNARSMLHEVMEQQTVSIAKAGIIASLNARTSVLACANPSGSRYNPRLSVIDNIHLPPTLLSRFDLIYLILDKADEQTDRRLAKHIVSLHFENPESMEQDVMDISTLTDYVSYARKHIHPQLSDEVAEELTRGYVDIRRRGNFPGSSKKVITATPRQLESLIRLSEALARIRFAEWVEKRDVMEAFRLLEVAMQQSATDHATGTIDMDLITTGVSASERMRREAMVQATRNIIMEKMQIGGPSMRLLELLEELKQSTGSEVQLTDLKNAVATLASEGFVTMHGESVKRS